The segment TAAAAGATCAAAGATATTGCTTTCCTCAGTTgacattcaaattatttttttatgatttatggaTATAAGATCGACCTGAAGAATGAATGTTGGTATTAGACAGTGTTCGAATTGTGTCAAAGTTCTTGGGGGATCCCCCAAAACCAGACCGCACCcccttccaaaaaaaaaagaaaaaaaaaaaaccttatatgattcatatttttgtcttgtcctTGGTATTATTGAGAAAACGTcccggttacgtatgtaaccttggtaACCTtggagggaacgagacgctgcgtccagagaacgctttgggaacgccctTGGCGGAACCACGCTCTGAATGAATGTGTAATCTAACCAATGAGAAAGCGGGACGTcacgggcgggtgacgtcatcGACTAGGAAGCAAAAAAGCACGGGCGAAgccggccggcgtcagcttcgTGGATGAAGCGAGCGCTCGGCAGGGATGCCGGAAGGATGGaccgagacgcagcgtctcgttccctcagggaaccaaggttacatacgtaaccgggacgttccccttcaggaactcaagCTGCGTCCGgagaacgctttgggaacgagatgcccacgccaccagactTCCAAATCCCTGCTTAGTGGAAGAGCTGGGGCAGGAGGACAGAAGAGCCGGGAGTGGCTCGGACATCAAGGTTGTAAAACCTTACAAAGGTGaggggcgtggaccatcccgcagcattacagatgtcctGTATTGGGACACCTGCAGAAAAGGCCTTAGAGGCACCCAAAGCGCGTGTTGAATGAGCCTTAACCCCCAAAGGTGAGGGGAGGTCAGAGGACTCGTAAGCCGTAGATATAGCATCTACAATCCATCTACTCAAAGTTTCTTTTGAAGCAGGAGACCCCTTCTTAGGGGGGCCATAGCAGACGAACAGCTGTTCCGATTTACGccacagggcagctctgtggacataGGCATCTAAGGCACGTACAGGGCACATACAATTTAGCTTCTGCTGGTCAGGCtcccgaaagggaggaggacaaaaggcctggAGCACAACCGGCTGTGGTGGGTGGGTGGGGACCTTAGGGACATACCCTGGTCTAGGGTAAAGAAAGGCTTTGATATTGCCTGGAGAAAACTCTAAATGAGAAGTGGCCACAGAAAGGGCCTGCAGGTCCCCAACCCGCTTAAGGGAAGTAAGAGCTAGTAAAAGCACAGTCTTAATAGTAAGAAATTGAACCGGGATTTCTTCTAAGGGCTCAAATGGAGGTTTACAAAGAGCCTCAAGCACCACAGCCAGATCCCAAGTGGGGACACGGGGTCGTgtcggaggcctcagcctcagtaCACCGCGGAGGAAACATATAACCAGGGGGTTCTTACCCACTGAAATACCAtcaagaggggcgtggtaggccgagattgccgccacgtagaccttcagggtggagtgggctaaccctgtggAGAAACGAGCCTGCAAAAACTCCAGTACTGTACCAACCGGGCAGTTAGCTGGGTCTTGCTGGCGctctccacaccatgaagtgaaaagcttccacttcagggcatatagtttcctcgtagagggagctctggattggaggatggtctccacaacctcagttgagagaccAGAATCTATGAGTTGTGCCCCCTTAGGGGCCACACCCACAGCTTCCACAACTCCGGACGGGGGTACAGGATGGTGCCCCccgcctgtgagaggagatccctcctgacggggATCTCCCaaggagagccgtcgaggagagatatcaggtccgagaaccatactcggcccggccagtacggggctactaaTAGTAGGCTGACCCCGTCCCGGCGtactctctccagaactcctgggagcagagcgatcaggggaaaggcgtacagacgaagcctcggccacgtctgtaccatatcatccagccccaggggagctggatgaactagagagaaccagaggggacattgtgCATTCTCCCTCGTGGCAAAGAGATCTAATTGGGCTCGCCCAAAGATCTCCCatatctgcttcaccacctctgggtgaagcatccattccccgggcctcggcccctgtctcgacaggatgtctgctcccacattCAAATGCCCAGGAATGTGAACTGCTCGAAgggagaggagtttgtcctgggaccacacaaggatctggtgcgccagcttgtataaggggcgtgaccgcagacctccctggtggttgatgtaataAACCACCACTGTGCTGTCAGTGCGAACCAGCACATGGTGATCTCTGAGGTCTGGGAGGAAGTACTTCAGCGctcgaaacacggccagcatctcgaggcaattgatgtgccaaCTGAGGTGACCACCCGTCCACAGACCTTGGGCGGGGCGACCACTCATGACCGCCCCCCACCCAGTGAGGGATGCATCTGTCGCTAGCGTCACGCGGCGGCAAGGAACTCCCAAAGTCGGGCCCTGATTTAGGAACCACGGCTTcttccacatgtctaaggcacgtagCCCTCtgcgcgtgaccttgatcatgcggagcgggtttcccctcggggagaacccctttgatttgagccaccactgtaggggtctcatgtacagcaggccaaaaggtatcacgttggacgctgctgccatcagacccaatAGTTGTTGAAACTgtttgacagtgagtgaccggccctGCTTGACTCTCTTGACTGCGGTGAGGATCGACGCGATCCGAGCAGGggacaaacgtgcctgcatcgtggtcgaatcccacaccacgcccagataagtggtcctctgtaatggagaaagcacacttttcttggcatTTAGTCTTAACCCCAACGTTTTCATGTGGGCGAGAACGACATCTCGATGTCGAGCCGCTAAGTTCTCGGACGCTGCTAgtatcagccagtcgtcgataTAGTTTAATATGCGAATGCCCTGAAGCCGAAGAGGGACCAGGGCAGCATCTACGCATTTCGTAAACGTGCGGGGTGAGAGTGCTAAGCCGAAGGGAAGAACCCGATACTAgtaagcttcgcccctgaaagtgaacctcaggaacttcctgtgttgaggaaggatggaaaCATGAAAGTACGCGTCTTTCAGGtctatcgtcacaaaccagtcctcggacctgatttgtgacactaCTTGCTTGACTGTAAGCATTTTGAACTTCAGTTTCATAACTGAATGATTGAGGCGGCGGAGATCTATGATCGGCCGCAGCCCCCCATCCTTCTTTGGAACAATGAAGTGCCgactgtagaacccggactccctcacgtgaggagggaccacctcgatggcctccttcctcagaagGGTCTCTACTTCTTGCTCCATGACCAGAGCCTGCTTGGGGCCCACCAGAGTGGGAAAAACCCTGTCGAAAGGCGGCGGCGGAGCGCCAAACTGAATAGCATAACCTTTTTCTACAGTgcgcaggacccatgcagacaCATTTGGCAGTAGCTTCCACGCTGCTAAAtagtctactaagggaaccagccgCTCGAGGCTGGCCTCTGGAATTGACTGAACTACTAGCTCGGAGACCTGTAACGGCGGACCGGCAGGAGACTGCCGAGCTAACTGTTCTAGAGACCCCCGAGGGGGTGACGAGCACCCTGGTTCCGCTACGATCCTGGGCGGAGAAATCCGGGGCAGAAGCTCGTTGGAGGCCGTTGTGTCCTGTAACCCTGGCAGGAACAGCAAACCGACCTCCCGAGGGCACCGAGGAGAAACGGACACCGTGTAATGCGGTGTGACTCGTTCCTCCCCGGTAGGGGCTGCCCTCGGCGGTCCTGGTCTGGCGTCAGGACCGCTTTGGGGCCTGGGCCCTCCGAGACTGAAGCACGACCCGCAGGTCGGGCCTCGCCTTGGAGGACCCCGGCCTAGAGTGCCGCGGGTCTCGGTCCCTGGACGGGGAGCGGCGAGTCGCGACACTCAGTTTTTGTACTTGGTGGTACGAGGAGCTGGTACACGGGGACAGCTGCTCACGACCAGCAGCCGTCGAGGCTAGAGAGCGGCGAGGGAGGAACCTCTGGAACGCTGCCGCCTGCTTGTGAGCCTCCTGGTACCTGCTGACGACAGAATCTACTGCGTCGCCAAACAGGCCAGAAGGCTGAAGCGGGGCGTCCAgaaggaagaccctgtccttctctttcatgtcggacagggtcaaccacAGATGCCTCTCCGCGGCCACCATGGCTGCCATAGACCGCCCTACTGCTCGGGCGGTCTCCTTGGTGGCACGGAGAGCTAAATCTGCGGTCCTTTGGAGTTCCTCCAGATCTACTTTTTCGCCCTCAGCTAGCCCCTTCAGCAGGTCAGCTTGGTATGCTTGGAGCACTGACATAGTATGTAGACATGCCCCAGCTTGACCTGCTGCCGTGTACCCCTTACCCACAAGCGCTGAAGTTGTTCTTAGCGGCTTGGAGGGTAAGGTGGGAGCCTTCAATGACGATGCCCCGCTGGGAGACAGATAACTCGCAAGTGTCTGTTCCACACGGGGCATCGCCTTATAGACTCGCTCATCGAGCCCCACCACATTTCCGTAATAATCTGAGGTGGGGACGAATAAGCGAGCTGAAAAGGGTCTTTCCCACGATCTCGAGATCTCTGCATGGAGATCGGGGAAGAATGGAAGGCTCCTCATTGGAGGTGGAGGCTTACTCCGCAGAAACCGCTCATCTAGCTTACTTCTCTGCGGAGTAGCTTTTACCTCGGCGGGCCAATCGATCTTTAACTTATCAACCGCACGAGTAACCACCTCCAATAACTCCTCGTACTGCGGCGATTGAGGGAGTGGCTCCTCAATCGCACTCTCCAAGTCAACCTCCTCGGAGGAAGACAGGAGAAGAGAGGAGCCCGCTCCTTGGGAGGAAGTAGCCGCAGTGCGGGCTTCCGAACCCTCAGAACGGGCATCGGACCTTCTGGGTAAAGAAGGAGATAGggggtcacccgtctccattccctccaacAGGTCCAGCTGCGAACCCCAGGAATGCAGTGCCCGCTCCGCCTCGACGGAAGCGGGACCAACACCCTGGGGAACactggtgaaggctccctcctcaaagagagccttccgggagcggagcaCCCTCAAAGAAAGTGCTTCACAATGCGGGCAGTCAGTCCTCTCAAGGGCTGACATAGTATGCTCCGCTCCCAAGCAGACCACGCACAtgctgtgtgtatccccgcttGTAATATATCTCTAACAAGGGGGAACACACAGCGTGAAACGCGGCCCGCTCTCGCCACTCTTAACTAACTTTTTCTCCTTTCTCTTAGACATATCCTCAAAAGAAAAGCTGTGCTAACTTGCACAAAAAACGGAGAATATCACGACAGAAACACAGAGCGctctgctgaaagacagaagctgacgccggccggcttcgcacgtgcttttatgcttcctggtcgatgacgtcacccgcccgtgACGTCCCGCTTTCTCATTGGTTAGATTACACATTCATTCAGAGCGTGGTTCCGCCAagggcgttcccaaagcgttctcCGGACGCAGCTTAAACACAAACACTGCATCTGaattggcatttagatgtatttacccactgtttaatgcagaacatgaatgcatttaacctgcagttacaaatgcatgaaaaaggttttaatactttaatccTAAAACGATGAAGAAAAGAACTCTGCCCCCATATCCTGAATTttggaaaaatgcattttattagactgaatcATGCAGTGAAGAAGGCACTCTAAATGAGCACAGTCAGTCTAGCTAGTGTTTAAGCACTCATAACTCCTCTTATAATCAGTGAAGCTGTCCATACACTATATGATAAATTAATCTCTTACTTACATAGTTcgtacatctgcactttgttgcttATAATAAGGGAATCTGAACAAAACTCCAGGTTTCAGCAATGACTattctgaacgcctctgattggccactgcattctaaactcaacagagtcgtgtgtgattggttataatgcgcaacgctgtaaaaacgtgtaaaaataaaatatgatttaacgtgagcaggtctaaatttaatacaacaatcaaatcttttcatttcattttcattttcactagttttatgttttaagtattatatttttattaaaaaaccaggggaccccccaagtttatttttttgggtgttatggggGGTCCCTTAATGCCGATGGGAGGTCCAGGACCCCCCCAGCCCCCCCAGCCCCCCCAGCCCCCCCTCAATTCGAACACAGGTATTAGATACAGGTAATAGACTCACTCAAGCCATCTCTCTCATtatactctacataatacaaTGAGCTTCAATGAAGCAGCTCAGATGCAATTCTAAAGAGACATTTTATAATTACCAATGGAAGCTTGGGTTTATccgttaaactgtcaaactgagatttgaatccaTGGTGGAAGCAAATAGTTCAGCACAAAAGATAATTTTTAAAGACATTCCattattacaaaacacattttgtgcgtaagattaaacactttatttcgtTGTTTCCCGTCCTCATATGCTCCGCATCACGAGGGAAGAAAATGGCGtctgtgaaaaatatttcaaatgggtGAGGCGCACACACGAGCAAATGTCCAGGATGTGACTAATAAGGATATAAGGCCGTATTTACACCGGCCAGAGGGCGCTGTTTACACTAGCTAGTGTTAATCCTCTAAAATTCAACATCATAAGTTTAAATCTTTACTCTAAAAATCCATAACAccaggattttaaaaatgtgattttgctAATGATCCATTCATAGACATTCATAGACAAGTATCTGCCTACTAATATCCAAACAgcgactttttttttgttattcaagACATGGTCAGAGTACCTTCaagaagaattaaaaaataaaaataaaataaaaaataacaatgagcTGTGTATtgtatgacattaaaaattgaGGCTTTTTTCTTAGCTGCTTTCATGACTATCTGATCAAATAGTTTCATAACTccgtaaaaagtaaaaaaaaaaaaaaaaaaaaggtcatccACATGTTTGTACATGTTCTTTATCATATATGGCTCATTCAAACAgtgttattataaatatgtacatatatgttaacatatattaactatcgttttatatatatgttcatATATGGCCATATATCACATTTCTATATGGGTTgtgtctttttttgtatttacacaCTTATGCAATGAATCAATGCAATAtcacataaacatgcaatttgaCTGTATATCAGCACACTGTGATATTGTTTGATATTGCTTGTATAtctacaaagcaaacaaaattggtaataaataataaataatatttatacaagCAGAATAAACATATTGAAGACTAACACATCATAATTATCAGAGTTTACaggtgtatttatttttcaatttgaaaATGTCATGTCAGGCAATTTCTTTTGAGTGGCTCTTCCCATGATGGCTTTTTTAGTGTTTCTTTCTGGATGTAAAAGGATGATATAGCACTTTGGGGCAAATATGGCCACAAGTAATCCAAAACTGGAAGCCAGTATGGCAAAAATTTCCACAGCCACTGCATATTTCCCTGGTGAGCTTACATATGCTGGAACAAAGGCAATCCACACAGCACAGAAGATCAACATACTGAAAGTAATGAATTTGGCTTCATTAAAATTATCTGGAAGGTTTCTTGCCAGAAAGGCTAAGAGGAAGCTTGCTGCTGCCAGGAGGCCAATGTATCCCAACAGCATAGAAAAACCAGCCATTGAACCAATAGCACATTCATAGACTATTTTAGAGGTGATATACTGACTGTTTTTATAGGGTGTTGGGGATGCAGTAGTTAACCAGACTGTGCAAATCACAATCTGGAGCGCAGTTAGGGTCATGACTGTCCCTCTTTGTTGAGCTGCTCCAAAccatttcattgcatttttaCCTTCAGGTCGGGATGACTTAAATATGGCTATTACCACCATAGTCTTGACCAGGATGCTGGAGACGCACAGTACAAAGCTTATGCCAAATGCAGCATGTCTTAACTGACACGTCCACAACTGCGGCCGGCCAATAAACAGTAGcacacacaggaaacacagtttgaGTGACAACAGCAGCAGGAAGCTGAGCTCTGAATTGTTGGCACGTACTACAGGAGTGTTACGATGATGAGAGAAGATGACCATCACAAGAGCACAGATGCAGGTGCCAAGCAGGGAGGCAGTGGTCAGAGAGATGCCCAGTGGTTCCTCGTAGGATAAAAACTCTACTTCCTTAGGGAcacactgatttttattttgattggaCCAGAACTCATCTTGACATGGTGTGCACTCAATAGCATCTgtgaataaaacaaagtttgaGAGACAATTTTCTTtcaagttatattaaaattttggaATTGATTTCTACCTGTTATATTAGAAATCTCTCCATCTCCACATGGCAAGCAGTCAAAACAGCAGATTGGAAGGCCTTTTTTCCTGGCTCTTCTGGTGCCTGGGGGGCAGCTCTCACTGCACACAGAACGTGGTGGCTAAGGGATACAACATCTGTTGTCATTCTTATTAGtagtgtgtgtgtctctctctcactctttgTTTTTGGTTCCCATGAGGAAAACAGATTGTAATTCATacagaaaattattttgaaaatgtaaaaatgcagaaagttttgtgtgaggggCAGGTTTAGGGGTAGTGTTAGGGTTAGAAAGTACTATttgtacattataaaaataactacatctatggaatgtccccatggAAACCAGcggtgtgtgcatgtgtatgttGATTCAGTGCATACAAGACTTCATAACAACCAGCTCAGGTATGAATATATGCTAAAATATACTTGTAGTTTTGAGAGGATTAAATTAACATgacattatttacttttttgttttcaaagttCCAGAATATTGCATCCTCATCCAGTGTAAGCACCCTTCCTTCTGTAGCCCCTTCATTCACCACACCAACTGTGCTGACCCTTATTGCACCATCTGAATTTGGCTGCCAGTTCATCACATCATAGATGGCCAAAGCATCTCCATTCTTATCAAATGAGACATGGTCCCCAAAACTTGTGGTGAAGTTCACTTTCTGTAGGTAATGGACTACCTGTACAGGTTACAGACAGGACAGGTGTAATATGTATTTCTACATTATGTATAAACAtgtatgcactttttttttttttttttttttttttttgctataccTGCCAGGGCTGCAGGTTAATTATGTCAGCACAGCTGTTCCCACTGAATGGTCCTCTCCCCTTCTCACACTGCATCAGGTCATGAAGCGCATGTGCCAGGGCATAAACTGCTTTATACGCATTATAAGAGGCCCTCAGCTCTGATACATCAGTGTATGGTGTGTCTGTGCTGCTCAGATCTTCTTGCCCAGTACACGCCTTTCTTTTCCACTCTGCCTCTGTCTTTCTGCTTCCAGTCTCAAAATTGCACCCAAACATGTTCTCCCAGAAGATTCTTATCATATTGTTTTTTGGATTGTTGTCGGGACGAAGGTAATACAAGAATTCACGCAGTCCCTGGATCTCTCCACGCCTGATAGCAATGCCCAGTGTGCCCCCCAGAAAGGGCAGGAGACGCTGAGTGTGAAACACTGGTGAGGTGGCCCAAGCTTCACTTGCAATCCACTGTTTGCCTGTTACATTTTGCAATGCTACCTCATCCATCAATGGTAACAAGTAGGCTTCCGTGGAGAACACCACCACCACTCTGGCTGTAGAGGCCTGAATAACTGCCAATATATTCTGAATATCTCTACGGTTATTATCACGAGGTAGCATTTCAGAAAAGTCAACACACCCTCCAAATAGCTGCACATCTTGGTGGAAGGACTGAGAGGCATGGATGCCATAGTCATCATCACTGTAGAGGAGACCAACCCAGGTCCATCCAAAATGCCTCAAGATCTGAACCATAGCCCGCACCTGGAAGGCATCACTGGGGATTGTTCTGAAGAAAGAGGGGTACTTTTTTCTGTCACTCAAACAGGAGCAGGTTGCAAAGTAGCTAACCTTATGGAAGAGATGCAGATGAGCCGATTAACTCTTCTGTGCATTATGAAATTTTGCACACAAGCAACTGAGAAAGAAATATATGCAGTCTTTGAAATTCTacctaataaaattaaatgtaaaatcgaacaataacaaaactgtaacagtatttttttttagcttgaaATTTTTACATTCACACTTACCATAGGCACTCTAAACAGCCCCAGTACACTGGAGATTGCAATTGAGTGAGTAGATCCAGGATCCCCCACTACAGCAATCACTGGTGGAGGGCCAGCACAGTTTAAGTTGGAAAAGGACTCCTCTGTCCCACTAACTAGAGCTGTGGCAGCTCTGAATGCTACTCCCAACTTTACACAGTTGTCATAAAGATAGTAACCAAGAGTGATGTTAGGAAGCAGGTTTGGATTCTTATTGATCTCATCTATTGCAAAGACCATAGTCTGTGCCTGCTGGAAACTTGCCATATCAAACCTATAATAAAAGcaagaaaatatctgatattattttatttaatcaacaGAATCTGATTTTGATGCAGATGTCAAAAAAGCAGCCAAAAAGCTGCTctaaaaattagcttttttttaaattttatcctTTATAAGTTTCATTGTCCAGTCTCGCCCAGACTCACTGCTCACAGTATGGTGGTTCCGGCTCTTTTCTGAAGCTCAGCTCTGGAAACACTGTGAGGAAATGAACTTCAAACAGGCCTCCAATTATAAGATCTCCATCCTGGAACATCCCGTTCAACTTGAAGCGTCCCTGGAGCTGACAGATGCCTGAACTGAGGACTGAAGCTGAGATACAGTTAAAGGACAGATATAGGCAGATTTTAAGAGTGATCCACATCTCTATCTCCTTCTACCCACATGAGGGTGAGCTAGACATGTATAATAAAGACTGTGTGGgtgttgcttaaaaaaaaaaggtggtgCTAAGTTGACCTCCCAGGAAATCAGGaaatttatctatttattaaattttagtttgaTGAGTGGCAGCCTATATATGCcacttgtttttttgtctttactgtcactgcATTACTGATGAGGTCATACAACAGTTCATTAATGGTAAAATTAGCctgctttttttctaaaatacagtcatttagtACGtattatactgtacagtatatatgaGACACAAATGGGCAGATGTATTCCTACCTTTCTAATTTTTCCTCTAGATGGCAGTATATTCCTAGACATTCTTCTAGGCATTTGAGAGTACTTTTGTGGTTTCGCATACAGAGCCTGTTGAATCTTTCATTTGATCAGTTTTTCAACAGGCAGATACATAACCTTCTAAACATAATATTAAGCCAGTTTAactaataactttttaaaactatttttaaaactgaattctATAATGATCTGCTAATCTGCAATCAAAATTCCTTTCATcatgttttttcccctcctcTAAAACAATTATACACAAAAACATATcaagaaaaataatcaaaatggtTCATGAATGGCTAACAATTAGATTTAAGTGAATAGCAGTATTAGTAGCATTATAGTTATAACACAAGTTTGGTACACTACCAGACCAgtttgtaatattacatttcaaGTAGGTAGCACTACCCCCATCATCCTCCCCCAGTGTATGCCTTGTCTGTGCACTTGATTTTACTGCATAAAAACGGtataaaacttacaaaaaaaaaaacaatggggACACATGGCCATTACATAGTAGGCATATACTTTACACAATTATTGGATTATTATGGATTAATTATGGATCCGAGGTGATTGCCATCATTGTATAATGTAATGATCTAACACTATCTCATAaccaatttgtacatattttatggcTGGCTAAACCTATCTCTCACTAAAATCTAAATCTATCAGTCACTGAAATCGTACGAATTTGTACGAGTGAGGTTATACAAATTCGTACGATTTCAGTGACTGATAGatttaggggtggggttaggtgtaGGGCATTCACACCAATTCATACGTATTATACAACTCATAAAATACGTACCTTTTTCGCTAAAATCGTATTAATTTGTACGAGTGAGGTCGtatgaattcatacaaattagccGACATTTGATTCAATTGTGATTTCCTGGAAAGCCTGTTATCATGTACACATTAGCTTGAAAGAGTAATGTTTTGATTCATAGTCTTCTCTATTTGAATACAGAACTGCCACTGTGTATGGTGTCAGTGTTTCTTTGGCCTACTGTAGTGCTGTAGTTTCAGCTGAATCCAGCTATATGATACCTTATATGCCTTTATCAGCAACATTCTGACCTTGTGTTAGGCAACAATAAATATACTGACATGCTACATATGAAGGGGCACTAAAagttacatataatatattcctgctgcaattaattatttgattgcatg is part of the Labeo rohita strain BAU-BD-2019 chromosome 18, IGBB_LRoh.1.0, whole genome shotgun sequence genome and harbors:
- the LOC127181137 gene encoding extracellular calcium-sensing receptor-like, encoding MWITLKICLYLSFNCISASVLSSGICQLQGRFKLNGMFQDGDLIIGGLFEVHFLTVFPELSFRKEPEPPYCEQFDMASFQQAQTMVFAIDEINKNPNLLPNITLGYYLYDNCVKLGVAFRAATALVSGTEESFSNLNCAGPPPVIAVVGDPGSTHSIAISSVLGLFRVPMVSYFATCSCLSDRKKYPSFFRTIPSDAFQVRAMVQILRHFGWTWVGLLYSDDDYGIHASQSFHQDVQLFGGCVDFSEMLPRDNNRRDIQNILAVIQASTARVVVVFSTEAYLLPLMDEVALQNVTGKQWIASEAWATSPVFHTQRLLPFLGGTLGIAIRRGEIQGLREFLYYLRPDNNPKNNMIRIFWENMFGCNFETGSRKTEAEWKRKACTGQEDLSSTDTPYTDVSELRASYNAYKAVYALAHALHDLMQCEKGRGPFSGNSCADIINLQPWQVVHYLQKVNFTTSFGDHVSFDKNGDALAIYDVMNWQPNSDGAIRVSTVGVVNEGATEGRVLTLDEDAIFWNFENKKPPRSVCSESCPPGTRRARKKGLPICCFDCLPCGDGEISNITDAIECTPCQDEFWSNQNKNQCVPKEVEFLSYEEPLGISLTTASLLGTCICALVMVIFSHHRNTPVVRANNSELSFLLLLSLKLCFLCVLLFIGRPQLWTCQLRHAAFGISFVLCVSSILVKTMVVIAIFKSSRPEGKNAMKWFGAAQQRGTVMTLTALQIVICTVWLTTASPTPYKNSQYITSKIVYECAIGSMAGFSMLLGYIGLLAAASFLLAFLARNLPDNFNEAKFITFSMLIFCAVWIAFVPAYVSSPGKYAVAVEIFAILASSFGLLVAIFAPKCYIILLHPERNTKKAIMGRATQKKLPDMTFSN